AGCAATAatggcgcgctgccgcccagTAGCGCCGATTTTCCTGCTATTGGCCACTGTGGCGGGCCGTTGGCGGACGACAGAGGCGGTGCCCACAGGAATTGTGCAGCTTCCAGGGTGCTGTTTCCTACATCGACGactgccgccgtgcggcCGATGCCGATGGCACACTCCCCTGCGGAGGTCGAGCGTGCCAGCGACGCCTCCAGCAGGTACAACCGGCACTCCTCTCACACCTCCCCTTCCACGGATGCTGTTCTTCTACATTCACACGGAGGGCCGCCGCTTCACCTTTTGCGCTGCAGTGGGGATCAGGAGGAGCCGGCCCGCTCCGACAGTGGCGGCGGATCAAGCCTCGGGCAAGGTGTCCACGCAGAGTCACTATCATTGGCATTTCCGCAGCCTGTGGTGCCGCAGACGCAGTTGTCGCCTTTGCCGTCGCAGCTGAAGCCCGTGACAGAAGATGCACGGCCGAACGGGGGGTATGCGCGCGAGGCGTTCTTATCTCCGCGCAGCATCAGCGGAAGTGAGCCCATGGACAGTGGCACCTCATCAACTtcacagccgctgccgccgccgcgaatGAGCCCGTCGTACGCGGTACACCGTGTGCTACCTCGCATGGTGCACCCGCAGTTCACCAACAATTCGCACATCTTGCTCCCGCAGCACGGCACATCGAAATCGGGTTCTCCGGCTCACGCGTACCGTCCTTGCGACTGCTCGCTGTCGGCCCATACCTCGCAACCCCGctcaccgcctctgccacccCTCAGCAACACCGTAGGTGTGGCGGCGCCCCCTTGCGAACCGTCAATAGCTGCTGCCACAATGGTCGTGCATCCCATGCGGGCAAAAGGAAGCGGCAATGAAGTCACCTCGCCGCGGCTCTCACAGAAGCCTCGTCGACCACTACCCCACCAGACTGCTTCTCTGAGCCCACGGGACTTTGTAGCTTCGCCGTCTGGCGCTCAGCTGCCGACAGAGCTCACAGAAGCAGAATCGCCCAAGCAACCTCCCGAGGCGCTCAGCGCGAAGCCCGACGCGGTGTTCGactgcgccgccgttgccgtggtGCCGTCGACGTCGAGCTCATTCTCttcgcagctggaggagggcagcgggcAGCTGTTCGGCgcagcgatgcagcagcggaagccgCACACACTGCTGACGTCAGCCCTTGCGCTCGCCAATCTGcatgacggcgacgacaggAGGAATGTAAGCGGGGCCTTTGCGCCGTGTCTTATGCCGGTGTTTTCGCCATCACACCAACATCCAcgccaccaacaccaccgtCGACCTTCCGCAGTAGCATTTCCcaaggcggcgacgctggtgATGAGCGGCGAGTATGGTACGCGAGACTTTCAGCGCGGGGCATGGGTGTTCTTGCTTGCCCGCCAGGAGCGCCTAGCGCGCGAGCTACTGGAGGCTGAGGAAacgagcgaggcgctgcggtgttTGCCGGCGTCATGTGCGGCGTGGTGCACCTACTACCGCCCTACCTTGGGCAGCGCCGAACGCGGTGCGGTCCACCTGACTAGCAGCACAGACGTGGACATATCCCTGTCTTCAGGCGTGTCCACCGCCTTGACAGCGCTGTTCGCCCCGTCCACCGTGATGCTGTCTGATACGGGCGACGTGGCTGCTTCCTGTGAGGCGACTGCTGATGCGTCTCTTTCCCGCTGTCGTCTTGCGGACAAGGCGGAAGGGCAGCGGAAAGGCGCGAAAACACccacgccaccaccacacccgGCGCTCGCGGTGGCTGTCTACCGGCTCGAACTCCTGGAGAGCATCCTTCGCGATGAAATCAGAACAGAGGAGGACGAAGCATTTCACATCTACCTTGAAAAGTCGTTCAGGTACGAGCATCGACTGCTCACCGTTGGTACCTTGCCGCTTGAGCGGTTCCTGCGCAGCTGGATCGCCATTCGCCGTGCGCGAAGGCTGCGCCACGCCCTCCAGCGGGGGAAGGTGGGGGACATGGAGCAAAAGGCCCGTACGGCGCTACATGCGACGAGCCAGacactgcagcggcgctctcAGCTGATGGTGGCGGCCCTTGTCGAGCAAGAGCACTACTACCGCTGCTCTTTAGAGCTTCTCTACACGCAGGATGCGGCGTGGACTggggtggtgctgctgcgcttgcaGGAGCAGGTCGAGTGCTTCCCACTTGCGTTCGGCGCCGTCATGAGTAGAGCGCGCGTATGTGGGCGAATGCAAGGAGCGACGCTGTTCTCCAACCTTGCGCTGGCCGAGCAGGCAATTCGCGAAATGATCAGCGCTGAGGAAGCGCGGCAACGTGCTGCATTCCCAACCGAGCTTGAAATGCGCATAGTGAGCCACGTGCGAGAGCCACAGGCACGCAAGAAACTGGTCGATCGCGAAGCCGCCGAGCGCGCCGTGGTGCATCAAGTGGTTGGCGCGCTGCAAACTCACTACAGCCTCCGGGAGGTGGAGATCGAGGAGGGCATCGAGCGTCAATACTGGCGGAAGCAGCTGATGCAAATCGGCATCGATTCTGTCGTCgcgagcgcaacgccgcggccCCTGCGTCGTGATGTGGTCGCAGCCAAAGTGGAGCTGTGAAGGTGCGGGAACAGAAAACTGGGCAACGGGTGCGCGCCCGTCTGCTTTGGTGCTCCTTCACTGACGTACGCGTACATGCACCGCCCCGCCGTGTCCTTTCAAAACTGCATCTCCGGGTCTGTGAtgtggcgcacgtgcacgagGGCGTTGTGGATGCTCttcgctgtgcgtgcgcatgtgtgtgtgtgtgtgtgtgtgtgtaccgCCTCGCTCTTATCTTCGTCTCTTGTActcctcttccttttttttctcttgaCGAGGAACCAAGCGGAGAAGCGATCTAACCGATGAACCACAGCGTCTGTCAGTCTGtttgtctgtctctctctttctctctctctttcatgGAACTTTATTTTACATGTACAGGTGTAACGCATCTCTATCGATGTGAATATTGCTACTGTCTCTGGTTGTGTGCCCCATCGAGCAGCGCAAACGCCGCGGggagagaaaacaacaaaatcccccccccctcccctcccccgaaGAAAATATGCGCCGCCCGAACGTGGACGaatgtgccgctgctcctgtgTACTAGTTGGCAGGTGGTGAGCGAGAGCGATACAGGGAGAAGGTGTGAGCACCTCTCTCCGTCGGACATGAGATGCAAGAGGAAACGAACAGGACGGGAAGCTGGCAGAGCCGGGTTTACTCCGTCTTTTTACAGCCTACCGACTCTACTCAACTTGCACAAGCGACAACGTGTCAGCTGACTTCCCATGATGTGCTGTGTGCTAGTAGAATACGCCTACGTGCGACAGTGACAAGATGCCTTCCTTCCAGCTGCTCTTAGAGCTCTcaacccctcccctccgcccacacacacacacacacacacacacacgctcttGTTCCTTgccctctgtctgtgtgtatgtatgggTCTCCTACGGATCCCTTTAACCCCTCGCAGAGCTCTCGACTctcccgccgctgctcgacgGGATCGCGCATACACGCAAAAACAcaagaaacgaaaaacaTCTTTGAACCTTCGAACGCACGCTTTCAGGCGCACGATAGAGCATCAGTCGCCTTTATCACTAGCTCGGTTGGCGTCGTTGCCCTTCCTCGACCATCGGCTcttccctttttctttcccaCACTCTATCTCGCTCTACCGCTAGCTTTCGGTCGTTTGCCGGGCAGCATTTTTataaagacacacacacacacgcgcacacacacaaaaacatCGCTGCGAAGTAGGACGGGGTGATGCCTCTGACAGCGGCTGGCATGCGGACGCTGATGCGTCAGATGCAGGAGGTGCAAGAGCACCCCGTCGACGGTGTTCAGGTGCGTCCTTCGGACTCGATGAACGAGTACCACTTCGACGTTGACGGTCCGGAGGGGACGCCGTTCGCGGCTGGCCGCTTTCATGTTGTTCTCATTTTTGACGAGCAGTATCCAGAAGTGCCGCCAAAGGGCTTCTTCCGCACCAAGATCTTCCATCCCAACATCTCCGAGCGTGGTGACATCTGCGTGAACACGCTGAAGCGTGACTGGTCCCCGATGCTTGGGCTGCGTCACATCCTTGTCGTCATCCGCTGCCTTCTGATCGAGCCGAACCCGGAGAGCGCGTTGAATGAGGAGGCTGGACGGCTGATCTTGGAGGAGTACGCGGCATACGAGCGCAAGGCTGCCATGTACACCGCCATAAACGCCGCGCGTCCGAACGGGGTGCCGCGGTTCACACTTCCCGAGGtcaaggcggagaaggcgtcCGGCTCGGTCACGGCGTGTGCCTcggctggtgccgctgcggacagcggcgccagcgccacagctgctgctgctgctgcttcagcatCGTCCATGGCAAACGGCGGCGCACCATCGACTGCCACGCGCGGGCTGACCCTGTCGGAGGCGAACTGCCACCCAGGTTCAGCCACAGCGGCCGAGAAGGCCGAGAAGTCGAAAAAGaaagcgctgcgccgcatctgAGCGAAACCCAACGCGCTTGAACCCCGattgtgtgtatgtctgtcTGCTAAGATGATGTAGTTCAGCGCTGTACGTCTGGATACCCGCACGTGTCGATGCCGCACCGCATCAGTGCATGGGAAACCCAACAAGAGTGCGGCGACACTCTACTCCTTTTCTATGTTTCCAGTTTATGATGGCCCTAGCGCCGTTTTTTGCGGGGTGTGTTGTTGTGCATGCTCCTTTGTTGTACAGCTCccacctcgccctctccACTCCCTCTCCGCGTGCTCTCcatgtggtggtggtgatgatgatCTTTGTCCCTGTACTCATCTTTTTCTTTGACGATGTTTTGTTTGCgaatgcgcgtgtgcgtgttggcaCGTCTCCATGTACGCACCCGCCCTTGTGCCGCGGAGACGATGGACGACGCCAAAGGCGTCTCGGATACACGCACATGGGGCCTGTGtgcagaggggagggcaagGGGAAGGCGACGAGGACAAGCCTACACGCATGGAAGAGCATGTCGAAGAGAGCGGTTGGGAGAGAGGGCCGTGCCCTTTCGCTGCCCattctctctcgctcactctctctctctctctgtgttgttCTGTCACCGATGAGTACACTGGGATAGAATGCACCTCCaaggggagggcgaggggggtgggctgccgctgccgacttttgttgttttcttccTAATTCGCTAGACCTCCTCAGCTGTTATTATTGTTCGTTGTTCATGTGGCTGCGCGCGTACGTGTTGGGTCCCACTTCCgtttttctctttccttctcgcTGTGTCTCCGTCCTTTGCCTGTATCGTTGTGAGCtttctgtttctcttctTTGAGCACCGTGCAAGACTGTTAACGCTCCCGGTTGACGTTTTTCTGTGCCCTGCCCCACCCAGCCAGAGCCGCACATACACTTGCTCAATGTCCCTTCATGTGTATCATGACCTGATGGTAGCGGAGATAGCCAGCGTGATCTACTTTCCCGCTCCCTCGCCTTCTtgtcttttttgtttgtgtttcCGTGGCTCTCTCGTCTCCTGCCGTGAGAGATGCGACAGATAAGGCCCGGCGAGCGTTAAGGAAAAAAAGTACGACACGCGAATGCGAAGCAGCTGAGACCCGCTTAGCGTTCGTCCTCGACCTTCTCCTCCATCGGTTTCCGGGCACGCGTCACACGGCAGCCGAGAaccgccccgcccctccaTCCACCTCGGCCATGAGCTCGAAtgggggaggcggggaggggggggggggcaaaagAATGTGAGGTGAAGCTCGCCAGCTGAAGCTGGTGCACCAACCACCAACTGGACTCACATTCGGGGACAAATTTGGCATTGGACTGccttctttctttctcttcatTTGGCTTCTGCAGAAGATGGCATGTCTCTCATTACGCCTGGTTAAGCGCGGTGCTCCCTCTGCCCCTCAGCATCCGCGGGCCCAGATACaacatcaccgccaccgtcaccgcctccccatctcctcctcgtcctcctaCCCTTTTGTTTCGTTGCCGAGGTTGCGGGCATGCACGCATCTACATCCACAATCAAATAAACAGCGCAAAACGGTCTACTCCACATCTACGTGCGCGAACAGCGAACGACAAGCCAACCACTCCTGCTAGTATTGTTATCACATATATTTATTTATGGGCaggctccctctctccctctatTTCTCTCTCACTTTCTATGTTGTGAATGTTGCGCCTCATCTCACCGCGACAAAGGCTTATAcccgtgtgtatgtgtgtgtgtgtgtgtttgcacCTAGGTCAACGctgctctctcgcgcgcgctaACCCGAAGCGCTGTTCTGCCCCTCCATCGCCTTTCCTACCCTTTACCAACACAGCGCTAGGCGTTCACGATCAGCgctgtgcctgcgtgtgtttcttttttcgtcCCGTCGCTGTTCGCAGCCTTGCTTCTACCCCCTGCGGAAAGGGCTGCCCTCGTCGCATGGAAAAAGATCGAGCGACCGACGCAGCGCTCATTGCTGAGTTTTATAGCACCCTCGCCTCTGGATTTGTGGCTTCTCGTCCGGCGTTTGGgcgactgtgtgtgtgtgtgtgtgtgtgtgtgtccgtcgGTGTTGAGGCTCGTGTAGCTCTCAGTGGCGTGACGTTGAAAGGAGCGTACTGAGACAACGACGAGTCCCCTGCGATCCATGTGTGATGGGGCTATCGTGCTTGCGTACGTCTGCTTTCTCGTCTTCGGCTTCTTGACGGGCTTTGCTctgtttgtgcgtgcgtgttggtgtGCGAAACACTTCTTTTAATTCGGTTTTCCGTCAGCGCACTTGTCACCactacccctcccccttcctctctagacctctctctctctctctcagtctgtgtgtctctttTCTTCCGCTCTACCGAACCGTATAGACGTTCGTATTGGCTCGCTGCTTCTCCAGTCCAACCAGAGGTGGCACTTGAGTGTCTGTGGGTTAATGTGCAGCGGTACGGGCTTCACCCGTCGCACCTTCcattccctccctcttttctctgcgGTCGTGCTTCTCTTGTGTTGCGGTGTGCAATTCATCTCACTTTGCGTCGACGTTGAAAAAGTTTTGGTTtgactttttttttcctccgATCGTACGTGCCGTCGCCCTCTCTTGTGACCCAGCGCatcgctctctcccctcgtgtgtgcgtgcatgcaaATTCGCGTTTTCtttctgctcctcctctctcgttgtgctgttcctctctctctctcttttgttGCATTGttggccgctgcctcgcgtCGCTCGTTTTCTgaagcaccgccgccgccgtcgctgccaccccccccctccccgtttCTCTCACTCTATCTGTCACCACGCTCGTGGCGACCAACGCGGTGGCAtctttgtttgtttttctccTTACCGCTGTAGtttgtgttgtgtgtgtgtgtgggggggggggattTCGCTTTCGTTCGCTGTCTCCGTTGTGTGGCACCTGTCccgtttcgtttttgtttggtCCTTTACTGTTGAGCGCGGAAGgccggcacacgcgtgtgcccgCTCGCGGCCTGTCACcgtttctctcctcttcgtctgctcgtgtgtgagggggagggagggagggtcaTCCCCGCGGTTGGCATCAGGGCGGTCAAACCCCACACACGCTACGCTACACatttctttttgttttggcGGATAATTATTTGAGGGGGCGGACGAAAGCGTCGCTTCAGTCAACCTCGCgactcaccaccaccaccaccaccaccccagcCACACAGCCGCCATACACCGCAGGAACTGTCGTCGTACCTTCTGCGGAGTAGCACTCGGAGTGTTCTgtgtttttttgtgtgtgtgagcaCACTTATCGTCACGCTAAAAGCGTTCACGTACAGTGTGGCACAAGGAACGAGGAAGAGATCATCCGCGGCACTGAGCGGACGAGCGAAGAGGCGAAGCGGAAAAAAGAGACGGGGaaggacacacacaagacgtaaacgacaaaaaaaaaacgaaaagaaaacgtgGGTGAGTTCACACAGAGcgcctccttctttttctcggCTTTGtccgcttttttttttttcgttgtgaCATCACCCAACGAACCCCGTCTCCTATCGTCGTTTTCCTTTGTAGCTTACCATGCAGTCCCTCACGGAGCGTGACTTCGGCCTTGTGGAGAAGCTGCTCAATGTTATCCGCCCTCTGCTCGAGTACGGCAAGGTACACAGGTGCCATGAGCGATCTGCAGACGCCATGGCGGTCGTCTCTAGTGACTCTGCAGTTGCAACGGTGGTAGCCCCATCGGACGTGCTCCGCGAGCACCAAAACCAACAAGGAGCCGGCGGctctgccgcgccgctgccggcagACAGTGCCGGTGGTGCCAGCACCGGCATGTCAGAGAGGCGAATGTGGACAGAGCTCGCGTTTCTAATGAGTCGTGTCGTCATTGCACAGAAGCTGTTTCTAATGTCGTACGTCACAAGCGACCCAGGTCTTATGTTGACGGAGCTATCTCGCATGCTTCTGGCCTTCGTCCATgagagctgcaccgccgtcgcgggGAGTGGGAAGGAGGCCAGGATGCGCCACGTTGCCCTGCTCGCGCAGGATCGCCTGATCTTCCTCCTCCGAGTATTCTGCTCTCTCAAGAACTGCACTGCTATGCTTGGAGACACGGGCGACTGCGACAatgccggcgcggcgctgaaggTGTACGACGCGATCTGCGACCAGGTCGTCTCTGGCCAACATTTAGCGTGGATGTCGCAGATCTACGTTTGGTTCTGTGACGAGGCAGCGCGGCTAGCccgcagcggaggtgcgATTCCCAGCGCCTATGTTGACGCCACTCACGACGCACTGCGTTGCATCTTGGGCTGCTGCACTGATCACGAGGGTTGTGCCAAGGCGTTTCTTTACTCGGAGCCGGTAGCATGTGTCGCGTACATGTTCTACGGACTCAAGCTGCGCATCTCAGAAGGCGATCTTCTACGGCCGTACGAGGACGAGCACCCCATCGTGGAGAACGCCAAAGGCACGGCCGCTGACGCCTCTGCACGGCAGACAAGTTCAACGATCACAGTCAGCGATAGCCGCAGTGACGGCAACCGTCTCGGAGTCACCGTCCGTGATGAGCTGGAGCGAACGGTGATGCCGGCGAGCCCGATCCCACAGCGGCCGCCTGGCGGAGGTCAACTCAAAACACGTTACTTCACCCCACTCACGGCTTCGTTtacacggcagcagcagcagcagcagcagatgccgAGAGTGGGCACAGGCGACTCTGcaagcagcgcctccgtcgcctcgctGGTGTGCCCGACTAACTCTTCTACCGCAGCTAGCATCGTGAGCACGTCGTGGGCGTTTGATCTACCAGAGCTGTCACGGCCACAGCTGAAGACGCTTCTGCTTGGTGGGCGTGAGAGCGCCTTTGACTCGCTTGTCTTCGCTGCCCTtgacgtcgtcgtcgaggtAATGCGCGTGACACGAGACTACGAGCACTGGATGGTGCTCTCCACCGTCAGCAATCTGCTGCTTCTCAGCAAGAAAAGCATCGAGGtccgcgacgcggcggcagcgttaTCGTTGGGGTCCAGCTCCGCGAGCGCCTCGGAAGTGTCGCTACCGCTGTCACGGGTAGTGGCAATGTATGAAAACATCGTGGTGCTGTTCCAGCTGCTGTTCTCAGTGATGGAAGGGATCGGCTTCGAAAAGTCGGCGCGATCCGCGTTGAGCGCCTCTTCCGCGCCTGCGACTGCAATTCACGGCGGGACTGAGAAAGAGGCGAAGAAAGGGAACAGGAAGGGCACGCCACCGCACCCAGGCTCATCCTTTCTGAGCGGTGGACCGTCGCCGTCCACGCAGCCCCGTGGAGCACGCATCTCTACCACAGTTATGGGTGAGGTGGGCCAGCTTCCGGCCACTACGACGGTGGAGAACAGCGACAAGGTCGACGCAGTGGACACTGCGCAGATGCGGGAGCACATAGCACAACAAATAGTGCGCATGGTTCTGCAGACCGACGTGCACGCGGTGTTCGCGGCGACGAAGCGTGTGCTGGAATGCGACCGGACGCTGTTTCGTGTATTGCACTCCTTCTGCATGCTTGATGCGCGATCGGCTGAGCACGCAATGTCCAGGAAACGGTGCCGCAAGCGCAGttctggcgctgccgcgactGAGGGTCATCGAAAGCGCCGTCTCAGCGCACCCAAGGCGGCGGACACGACCGCGCACTACCGAGGCATCGCTGCTGGCAACACGGGGAGCGCACTCCACAACCCAATCATATCCCCGActggcacagcagcggcaggtggCCACACCTGCGAGGGTGGGAGTGGGTGTGAGCTGGTGTTCGACGCCGGCTACAGATTCTTCGTCACCTCGAACTTTGGAGACCTGCGTCACATCGCAAGCGATGTCGGATGCAGCAAAACTCTTGATGGTGGCCTGGCCGAGAACGCCGATAGCCGCAGCTCCTTTCGCATCGGTATGGGAACTTGCAGTGTCCGCGAAAGCGGGATGGGCGACTCCGGCACCATTGCCCCGTTCTCTACGGAGCCGCTTCTCGGCAGCGCCTTTGCGAccccgcagcggcacggccaGCGGCTCTCGAATCTGCAGCACCCTGGGCGGAGCGAagagagcggcggcaacaaaaaaacagtcgccggtggcggcggcagctttGCCAAAGCCTTCTTGAAGTCCTTCTTTGGCAATCGACAtgctggcagcggcgctgtcgctctcaagcgcgccgtggcgcacgaaggcagcgacgacaacgCGGAGCAGGGCTCGTCGAGCGGCTCGTCGaggtcctcctcctgctcctcgtgCGCCGAGAGCAAAGcaggcggcagtggcagccgcagcgacagtggcgccagcgacgacagcgatCTTCTCAGTAGTGCAAGGGGGCTGCTCCACGGTAGTGTCGTTGGCTCACTACTCTCGACGCGCAGCTTTGGCGTGAGTGGCAGCCACTCTCCAGGGTGGCAACgtggcagcgacagccgccATGCACTGAAAGGCGGCACCCAACACCGTCATCACCGACGCAAGTGCAAAATGAGGTCAGCATACTCGGCGTGGCGCGACGTGCCTTCGTACACGGCTCTTGCGAGAGAACTCGTTCGCATCTTCAACCTCGTGCTGGCAGACACCGAGTTGAGTGTAGACGTCCGTATCGGTGCCGGGCTGCTTCTCCCAAGCATTGTGCTGCGTGACATCCCAGTTTTTCGCCTCTACGAGGGTCGCGTACTCATTCGCAACTACTTGAACCTGCTCCTGCACGAGCTGCATTACAACATCAAGCTGCGTGGGGTGTcggcgactgcggcggcagaTCGCGAAGGCCtgccgcgcgcacacgttGACGGTGCGCaggagcagccgcagagCGTGTCAGACATCGCTGAGACGACCGCGTCGGTGCCactgcagcgtgcgcaggcgagcagcagcagcatgatGAGCGGCCGTGCGCACCTGACGCAGCGGGAGCTCATCGCCTTCGCGCCGAAGGTTATCGAGACGC
The DNA window shown above is from Leishmania major strain Friedlin complete genome, chromosome 33 and carries:
- a CDS encoding putative ubiquitin-conjugating enzyme, yielding MPLTAAGMRTLMRQMQEVQEHPVDGVQVRPSDSMNEYHFDVDGPEGTPFAAGRFHVVLIFDEQYPEVPPKGFFRTKIFHPNISERGDICVNTLKRDWSPMLGLRHILVVIRCLLIEPNPESALNEEAGRLILEEYAAYERKAAMYTAINAARPNGVPRFTLPEVKAEKASGSVTACASAGAAADSGASATAAAAAASASSMANGGAPSTATRGLTLSEANCHPGSATAAEKAEKSKKKALRRI